The following are from one region of the Aspergillus luchuensis IFO 4308 DNA, chromosome 4, nearly complete sequence genome:
- the GPI13_1 gene encoding mannose-ethanolamine phosphotransferase GPI13 (BUSCO:EOG092612MY;~COG:T;~EggNog:ENOG410PGF3;~InterPro:IPR017850,IPR037675,IPR002591,IPR039524;~TransMembrane:16 (o67-87i517-538o550-571i583-607o613-634i641-658o670-689i710-733o745-764i785-805o849-866i873-889o895-915i945-968o988-1013i1034-1054o);~go_function: GO:0003824 - catalytic activity [Evidence IEA];~go_function: GO:0016772 - transferase activity, transferring phosphorus-containing groups [Evidence IEA];~go_function: GO:0051377 - mannose-ethanolamine phosphotransferase activity [Evidence IEA];~go_process: GO:0006506 - GPI anchor biosynthetic process [Evidence IEA]): MVSVTSGGPGLESPTLSDSRNAGPALSSRSPERNEHRKPQVPKALAGGSAQDKYIQGLETEFKFKHLGVLGVLGWILFLHVVGIFFFTKGFLLTRMVLENKSSCDVLPFDEAATVSKKVDGCWHQKSFEKAVVIIIDALRYDFTVPFAPSAEAESAQLFHDHLPVLYETAVNTPENAFLLPFIADPPTTTLQRLKGLTTGTLPTFIDAGSNFAGTAIDEDNLVAQLRAAGKNLVQLGDDTWHALFPGYFDPNLTRAFDSFNVWDLHTVDNGVTANLLPLLHPENSTKWDVIFGHYLGVDHAGHRYGPNHQAMAAKLDEMDRVIREIIAKLDDKTLLVVMGDHGMDSKGDHGGESNDEVDAALWMYSKRGIFGRTSAETAKPPMLARDRFVPQIDLVPTLSLLLGMPIPFNNLGSPIEEAFIGPKGNDWKNVMSVNRLTSAQIKRYQREYTASRGAEDSHQSQSEDLWSAAENSWQKLPRIGRPSQATLLSVSESYKDYQRYTLQLCRSLWAKFDVPSMLQGVAVLSAGIVLLVFYARSLKADQTDITKSLLTSVGTSSAVGVVVGAFLSFSGFVEMPVVESSALLAAAGSIVGASWTILAGSAGVSLPLPSSLWGWLAVTFTITQSIGFASNSYTIWEDEILLFFLSTFGVLAGVSSMRQKSTADRVLGVYHSILFVILGRIASFSRLCREEQMPFCRSTYYASATSSTSAPWQLAVPFLVALILPTVVRSFYAGSKSYEGAATLWIGLGFRLGLFITSVFWVLEGADDGEWLPLSKETLKSVRVFLAQLVLALAFAAGTTAFIYSKPCISINVSQGNTEPESKGKNLAPPQPAGRTTVTILGFGNVHGTRYFLLVVNFCLGIILLQKPMGQGAMGLLLWQILSLLEILDTNGLVLGNSAIGPIVLALLGSFYYFKTGHQATLSSIQWETAFIPLSSVQYPWSPIVVILNTFGAQILTAIAVPLTVLWKRPLQLSDQSSSSPKSNNPSIRLLSDVVRAACTYILYFATINLATTMWAGHLRRHLMLYRIFSPRFMMGAAVLGVVDIVLIIFSVAGVRWSTLSVGEIFGW, translated from the exons ATGGTATCCGTCACTAGTGGGGGCCCAGGGCTTGAAAGCCCGACCCTATCCGACTCGCGAAACGCCGGTCCGGCCTTATCGTCACGATCTCCGGAACGCAATGAACATCGGAAACCTCAGGTACCAAAGGCATTGGCTGGGGGCAGTGCGCAAGACAAATATATACAAGGCTTGGAAACTGAATTCAAATTCAAGCATCTAGGTGTGCTTGGTGTGCTAGGGTGGATATT GTTTTTGCATGTTGTCGGGATATTCTTCTTTACTAAAGGATTCCTGCTAACTCGCATGGTGTTGGAGAACAAGTCCTCCTGCGACGTACTCCCCTTCGACGAGGCAGCGACTGTAAGCAAGAAAGTCGATGGGTGTTGGCACCAGAAGTCGTTCGAGAAAGCCGTTgtgatcatcatcgatgccCTACGCTACGACTTTACGGTACCCTTTGCTCCGAGCGCAGAGGCTGAGTCGGCACAGCTGTTCCATGACCACCTTCCCGTCTTATATGAGACAGCTGTCAATACCCCCGAAAATGCCTTCCTGCTTCCTTTTATCGCGGATCCGCCCACGACGACGCTGCAGAGATTGAAGGGACTCACAACTGGAACACTTCCCACGTTCATTGACGCTGGTTCTAACTTTGCCGGTACGGCAATCGATGAAGACAATCTGGTTGCGCAATTGCGCGCCGCAGGCAAGAACTTGGTCCAGCTTGGGGATGACACCTGGCACGCACTTTTCCCCGGCTACTTCGATCCTAATCTGACTCGCGCATTTGATTCATTCAATGTCTGGGACTTGCACACCGTTGACAACGGCGTGACTGCAAACCTCCTCCCGCTTCTGCATCCTGAAAATTCTACGAAATGGGATGTCATCTTCGGTCATTATCTCGGTGTCGATCACGCTGGCCACCGATATGGCCCGAATCATCAAGCTATGGCCGCAAAGCTCGATGAGATGGACCGGGTCATTCGCGAAATCATCGCCAAACTCGATGACAAAACGCtattggtggtgatgggtgatCACGGCATGGACTCCAAGGGAGACCACGGCGGTGAATCCAATGATGAGGTCGATGCGGCTCTATGGATGTACTCTAAAAGGGGCATCTTCGGCCGCACAAGTGCAGAAACAGCCAAACCTCCCATGCTCGCTCGCGATCGCTTTGTCCCTCAGATCGACCTTGTGCCCAcgctctcccttcttctcggaaTGCCTATACCCTTTAACAACCTCGGCTCGCCGATCGAGGAGGCTTTCATTGGGCCCAAGGGGAACGATTGGAAAAACGTGATGTCTGTGAACCGGTTGACTTCCGCTCAGATCAAGAGATATCAGCGGGAGTACACAGCTTCGCGAGGTGCCGAGGACAGCCACCAATCCCAGTCCGAGGACCTTTGGAGCGCGGCTGAAAACAGCTGGCAGAAGCTTCCTAGGATCGGTCGGCCCAGTCAGGCAACTTTGCTTTCCGTTTCCGAGTCTTACAAGGACTATCAACGGTACACTCTCCAGCTTTGTCGTTCGTTGTGGGCTAAATTCGATGTACCGAGCATGCTCCAAGGTGTTGCGGTCCTTTCTGCCGGCATTGTCTTGCTGGTGTTCTATGCACGAAGCCTCAAAGCCGATCAGACGGACATTACCAAGTCTCTTCTTACTTCTGTTGGAACAAGCTCTGCTGTCGGTGTCGTCGTGGGTGCCTTTTTGTCGTTCTCGGGCTTTGTGGAGATGCCAGTAGTCGAATCATCCGCTCTGTTGGCCGCCGCGGGAAGCATAGTTGGCGCTTCATGGACCATTCTTGCCGGGTCGGCTGGTGTGTCCCTGCCTCTACCAAGCAGTCTCTGGGGCTGGTTGGCTGTTACCTTCACGATCACGCAGTCCATCGGATTCGCCTCCAACTCCTACACAAtctgggaggatgagattcTCCTatttttcctctccaccttcgGTGTCCTTGCGGGTGTATCCTCGATGCGACAGAAATCAACTGCCGACAGGGTTCTGGGCGTCTAccactccatcctcttcgtcatcctcggaaGGATTGCATCTTTCTCTCGCTTGTGCCGCGAGGAGCAGATGCCTTTTTGCCGTTCGACGTATTACGCATCTGCcacttcttcgacttctgCACCCTGGCAGCTCGCTGTACCATTCCTTGTGGCGCTTATCCTTCCCACTGTTGTACGGTCATTTTATGCCGGATCCAAGTCTTACGAAGGCGCCGCTACTCTCTGGATTGGTTTAGGGTTCCGACTGGGACTCTTCATAACTTCCGTCTTCTGGGTGCTTGAGGGGGCTGATGATGGCGAGTGGCTGCCTTTGAGCAAGGAGACATTGAAGTCAGTTAGGGTGTTCTTGGCCCAGCTCGTGCTAGCTCTCGCATTTGCCGCTGGGACAACAGCCTTCATCTATTCCAAGCCTTGCATCAGCATTAATGTCAGTCAAGGGAACACGGAACCGGAAAGCAAAGGCAAAAACCTCGCGCCACCCCAGCCAGCAGGACGCACCACCGTTACGATCCTCGGATTTGGCAACGTGCATGGAACTCGCTACTTCCTCCTCGTGGTCAATTTCTGTTTGGGGATCATCCTTCTGCAGAAACCCATGGGTCAGGGTGCCATGGGTCTTTTGCTTTGGCAAATTCTCTCACTGCTAGAAATTTTGGATACCAATGGTCTCGTCCTTGGCAATTCAGCTATTGGGCCGATAGTTTTGGCTCTTCTCGGCTCCTTCTATTACTTCAAGACTGGTCACCAGGCTACACTAAGCAGCATCCAATGGGAGACTGCCTtcatccctctctcctccgttCAATATCCTTGGTCCCCAATTGTTGTGATCCTCAATACCTTCGGCGCACAAATTCTTACTGCAATCGCTGTTCCACTCACCGTTCTCTGGAAACGCCCTCTTCAACTCAGCGACCAatcctcttcgtctccgAAATCCAACAACCCTTCGATTAGACTCCTCTCTGATGTTGTGCGAGCCGCATGCACCTACATTCTCTACTTTGCGACTATTAACCTGGCCACCACCATGTGGGCTGGCCATCTTCGCCGGCATCTCATGCTGTATCGGATCTTCAGCCCTCGTTTCATGATGGGAGCCGCCGTGCTAGGAGTCGTGGACATTGTTCTCATCATTTTCTCCGTGGCTGGTGTGCGGTGGAGCACCTTGAGCGTAGGAGAGATCTTTGGGTGGTAG
- a CDS encoding homoserine O-acetyltransferase family protein (COG:E;~EggNog:ENOG410PF9H;~InterPro:IPR000073,IPR008220,IPR029058;~MEROPS:MER0044357;~PFAM:PF00561;~go_function: GO:0016747 - transferase activity, transferring acyl groups other than amino-acyl groups [Evidence IEA];~go_process: GO:0009058 - biosynthetic process [Evidence IEA]) has protein sequence MMNPMAAGRTLPRALRASRLLNQHTSLSTITGSQRTQVSLSASCPATYRTLHTTRSQKSTNAAARDSSNPAMSFPCLDAQDAKSAQLSARSLQSGPEPSYTTGNHQKFHCEQPLLLDWGGILPEFDIAYETWGHLNSDKSNAILLHTGLSASSHAHSTEANPKPGWWEKFIGPGKPLDTNKYFVICTNVVGGCYGSTGPSSVDPSDGKRYATRFPILTIDDMVRAQFRLLDSLSINKLYASVGSSMGGMQSLAAGVLFPERIGKIISISGCARSHPYSIAMRHTQRQVLMMDPKWARGFYYDSIPPHSGMKLAREIATVTYRSGPEWEKRFGRKRADPNKQPALCPDFLIETYLDHAGEKFCLEYDPNSLLYISKAMDLFDLGHAHQTETRARRAEFEAEIADGGKALHESNISCSLTLPEKPYEEQPSVNASAPAMDQAVGGGDIGADAPPQDLVAGLAPLKNHPVLVMGVASDILFPAWQQREIAQTLRATGNKNVEHIELGEDISLFGHDTFLLDLKNIGGAVAKFL, from the coding sequence ATGATGAATCCAATGGCTGCAGGCCGCACACTTCCGAGAGCTCTAAGAGCTTCTCGGCTTCTCAATCAGCATACGAGCTTGTCTACAATTACTGGAAGTCAGCGAACCCAGGTCTCTTTATCGGCATCATGTCCGGCAACATACAGGACCCTGCATACTACCCGATCGCAAAAGTCGACCAATGCTGCTGCGAGGGACTCGTCCAATCCCGCCATGTCTTTTCCGTGTCTCGATGCGCAGGATGCAAAGTCTGCCCAGCTCTCCGCACGATCCCTCCAGTCGGGCCCCGAACCTTCATATACCACTGGCAATCACCAAAAGTTTCACTGCGAACAACCCTTACTACTTGATTGGGGGGGTATACTTCCAGAGTTCGACATCGCCTACGAAACATGGGGCCACTTGAATTCTGACAAGTCGAATGCTATCTTACTGCACACCGGTCTGTCCGCGTCCAGTCACGCCCATAGCACGGAGGCCAACCCCAAGCCCGGCTGGTGGGAGAAATTTATCGGGCCTGGCAAACCTTTGGACACAAACAAGTACTTTGTCATCTGCACCAACGTCGTTGGAGGATGCTATGGTAGCACAGGGCCTTCGTCAGTGGACCCCTCTGACGGAAAGCGATACGCTACTCGGTTCCCTATCCTCACGATTGACGACATGGTTCGGGCACAGTTTCGTCTCCTGGACTCACTTAGCATCAACAAACTTTACGCCTCTGTCGGATCCAGCATGGGCGGTATGCAGAGTCTTGCTGCCGGTGTTCTTTTCCCTGAAAGGATTGGCAAGATTATCAGTATCAGTGGTTGTGCGCGAAGCCACCCCTACAGCATCGCCATGCGACACACCCAGCGACAAGTACTGATGATGGACCCGAAATGGGCCCGTGGTTTCTACTATGACTCGATTCCTCCGCATTCTGGAATGAAGCTGGCGAGAGAGATCGCAACCGTGACATACAGAAGCGGTCCGGAGTGGGAGAAGCGGTTCGGGCGCAAACGCGCAGACCCTAACAAGCAACCTGCTCTGTGCCCGGATTTCCTGATTGAGACATACCTGGATCACGCAGGAGAGAAGTTCTGCCTGGAATACGATCCTAACAGTCTGCTATACATCTCCAAGGCCATGGATCTGTTTGATCTCGGCCATGCTCACCAGACCGAGACCAGAGCTCGAAGAGCCGAGTTTGAGGCTGAAATTGCTGACGGCGGAAAGGCCCTGCACGAAAGCAATATCTCATGTAGTCTGACTCTCCCAGAGAAACCTTACGAGGAGCAACCCTCTGTAAACGCCTCCGCTCCTGCTATGGACCAGgctgtgggtggtggtgatattgGAGCAGATGCTCCCCCGCAGGATCTTGTCGCCGGCCTTGCGCCGCTCAAGAACCACCCGGTTTTGGTCATGGGCGTTGCCAGTGATATCCTCTTTCCGGCTTGGCAACAGCGAGAAATCGCCCAGACCCTTCGGGCTACCGGAAACAAGAACGTCGAGCACATTGAACTTGGAGAGGACATTTCGCTCTTTGGGCATGACACGTTCCTTCTGGATTTGAAGAACATCGGCGGTGCGGTAGCCAAGTTCCTGTAA
- a CDS encoding uncharacterized protein (TransMembrane:1 (o50-68i)): MFRAASANDDVRIPGLGCRKRRLPLSGAHLPARCQETYGFHFPKSSSHPSLVLLVVAVLGWPTSYLGIDASPRLMELLL, translated from the coding sequence ATGTTCCGAGCCGCTTCGGCCAATGACGATGTCCGAATTCCTGGGCTGGGATGCCGAAAACGCCGACTCCCTCTGAGCGGAGCGCATCTTCCGGCGCGGTGCCAGGAGACCTACGGCTTCCACTTCCCCAAGTCTTCCTCTCACCCCTCTTTGGTGCTTCTCGTCGTGGCTGTCCTTGGATGGCCTACCTCTTATCTTGGAATTGATGCTTCCCCACGTCTAATGGAGCTGTTACTGTAA
- a CDS encoding involucrin repeat protein (COG:S;~EggNog:ENOG410PIZN;~InterPro:IPR029191;~PFAM:PF15456), with the protein MSTFDVHSPRSSYGEPTQYNTASYYGEPSQPPPTTVLMNGYHNALNSQPVEKSPYNYPKPTNPQKSTLRNAHDPVAMYLLTETAMTDSTHYEILSLEEVEGLKKEHKFLSSRLNAAKGNLALEMKLRDAAMSLSKLYTTKSSRASREYDVDSSPDSRRSFLGPDGSSPDKTEEELAQSTRKCEELAKEVWNLEQRVQQINNRLLEHTAGILQMTHKGLKKNLQGNIADTPETLASPNMHGSMHDFDERSLYKPIEEMGEAYGSEARNGRGLGSAGLEAIQDTERRLEYLSGRLRNMILQSNPDSGLAPIPQPSPGQDPNYPTATCEAHLAYIEEGLDMLGSSASGGLSQTRGVDYDHEQLEEINARLYSVVQQSGIPHAQTLPPPPDSSQSDAAEHLAYLSAGISGLEGRIDKLLEQKSILTTQIQQQRELNSKSDAERDAHIAELVEQLAHVRKDLELSESEGQQSRAELEQALEQLKVLQQELEGHKEEHKMENVSGAMASEKEARAHAEEEVERLQSIIQDLERQKESHAEAHDARARAEDELSRLEAHVDELRSQHTTRTEELTAAHSQAQAEITRLQGVLDQTQGEIDAKIAAAEAVRLEHLQSQADTHAEELASARAQADGEIAQLKETISQLQSEVASKAEAAQAHEHTTQQILQLEETMQQIRNESDAQIKEATEARTQAETEVARLETVLGQLRAEVEPQLKEAVEARTQAEGEVSRLETLLYQLRADVEVLESQFKQATEARTTAEANATRLQAELTEMEGEVVRTQTELTMAKAELDGAYGSRAQRAADITANPAIQREFDALNTRNLELAEELAALKAGKPGSSDLQNRVDALQKELRETVDDYEAMTKASIEFEKERERFESVIDALRDRCEQLETQLNEERISWMGSGRDGHYESTSTMVLKNEFKKMMRDTRIENMKILKSEQEERRRLEAMIRNLKKEQAILNGKPGISPSIPTQ; encoded by the coding sequence ATGAGTACGTTTGACGTACACTCTCCCCGGTCGTCTTATGGCGAACCGACGCAGTATAACACCGCCTCCTACTATGGCGAACCATCGCAGCCGCCGCCAACCACCGTGCTGATGAATGGCTACCACAACGCCCTGAACTCGCAACCCGTGGAGAAATCACCTTACAATTATCCGAAGCCCACAAACCCACAAAAATCAACATTGCGCAATGCCCACGACCCCGTCGCCATGTACCTATTGACCGAAACCGCCATGACCGACAGCACACACTACGAgatcttgtccttggaggaagtggagggcttgaagaaggagcacAAATTCTTGTCTAGCAGGTTGAACGCTGCCAAGGGGAATTTGGCCCTGGAAATGAAGCTCCGCGATGCGGCCATGTCGCTTAGCAAACTTTACACCACCAAGAGCTCCCGTGCGAGCAGGGAATATGATGTGGACTCGTCCCCCGATTCTCGCCGGAGCTTTCTGGGGCCCGACGGCTCCTCCCCGGATaagacagaagaagagctcGCGCAGAGCACTCGGAAATGCGAAGAGCTGGCCAAGGAGGTCTGGAATCTGGAGCAGAGAGTACAGCAAATCAACAACAGGTTGTTGGAGCATACAGCTGGGATCTTGCAGATGACACATAAGGGCCTGAAGAAAAACCTGCAAGGCAATATAGCCGATACGCCCGAGACCCTCGCTAGCCCTAATATGCATGGTAGCATGCACGACTTCGACGAGCGCAGCCTTTACAAACCGATCGAGGAGATGGGTGAAGCTTATGGATCCGAGGCGCGGAATGGACGTGGCTTGGGCAGCGCTGGGTTAGAGGCTATCCAAGACACAGAACGAAGATTGGAGTATCTAAGTGGACGGCTACGGAACATGATCCTCCAGTCGAACCCAGACAGTGGTCTGGCGCCAATTCCGCAACCCTCCCCAGGTCAAGACCCAAACTATCCTACAGCAACGTGCGAAGCACACCTCGCATACATCGAAGAAGGGCTAGACATGCTTGGCTCGAGCGCTTCCGGCGGTCTGTCCCAGACCAGGGGTGTCGACTACGATCACGAGCAGTTGGAAGAGATTAACGCGCGATTGTACAGCGTTGTTCAACAGTCTGGAATACCGCATGCTCAAACGttgcctcctccaccagacTCATCTCAAAGCGACGCGGCAGAACACCTCGCCTATCTCAGTGCGGGAATTAGTGGGCTTGAAGGACGGATCGACAAACTGCTTGAACAAAAGAGCATCCTCACGACACAAATCCAACAACAGAGAGAACTCAATTCCAAATCGGACGCGGAGAGAGACGCGCACATTGCTGAGCTAGTCGAACAACTGGCCCATGTACGCAAAGACCTTGAACTATCAGAAAGCGAAGGTCAACAGTCGAGGGCGGAGCTAGAGCAGGCCTTGGAACAGCTCAAGGTTCTGCAGCAGGAGCTAGAAGGCCATAAGGAAGAGCACAAGATGGAGAATGTCTCTGGTGCTATGGCATCCGAAAAAGAGGCTCGCGCGCACgctgaagaggaagtcgaaCGCCTGCAAAGTATTATTCAGGACCTCGAGCGCCAAAAGGAGTCGCACGCCGAGGCTCACGACGCGCGAGCCCGAGCAGAGGACGAACTTTCTCGACTTGAAGCTCATGTTGACGAACTCCGGTCTCAGCACACTACTCGCACGGAAGAGCTCACTGCAGCGCACTCCCAGGCCCAGGCCGAAATCACGCGCCTGCAAGGCGTGCTTGACCAGACTCAAGGTGAAATCGATGCCAAAATTgcagctgctgaggcggTCCGTCTCGAACACCTCCAATCTCAAGCTGATACCCATGCCGAAGAGCTTGCTTCAGCCCGCGCGCAGGCAGACGGTGAGATTGCACAGTTGAAAGAGACCATCAGTCAACTGCAGAGTGAGGTAGCTTCGAAGGCGGAGGCCGCTCAAGCGCACGAACACACGACACAGCAGATCTTGCAACTCGAGGAGACCATGCAACAGATTCGTAATGAATCAGATGCCCAAATCAAGGAGGCTACGGAAGCCCGGACACAGGCAGAGACCGAGGTCGCCCGCCTGGAAACTGTATTGGGTCAACTTCGCGCCGAGGTGGAGCCCCAGCTCAAGGAAGCAGTTGAAGCACGCACGCAGGCGGAGGGTGAGGTCTCACGCCTGGAAACTTTATTATACCAGCTTCGAGCGGATGTGGAGGTGCTCGAGTCGCAGTTTAAACAAGCTACCGAGGCACGCACCACCGCCGAAGCGAACGCCACGCGCTTGCAGGCGGAGTTGACCGAGATGGAAGGCGAGGTTGTACGCACTCAAACCGAGCTGACAATGGCGAAGGCCGAGCTTGACGGTGCCTATGGATCTCGAGCCCAGCGTGCGGCCGACATTACGGCCAACCCTGCCATCCAAAGAGAATTTGATGCGCTGAACACCCGAAACCTGGAACTGGCCGAGGAGTTGGCAGCGCTTAAGGCCGGAAAGCCTGGCAGCAGCGACCTGCAGAACCGGGTCGATGCACTCCAGAAGGAACTGCGCGAGACAGTTGACGATTATGAAGCAATGACGAAGGCTAGTATCGAGTTCGAGAAAGAACGCGAGAGATTCGAGAGCGTTATTGACGCTCTACGGGATCGTTGCGAGCAGCTCGAGACTCAGCTTAATGAGGAACGGATTAGCTGGATGGGTAGTGGACGCGATGGCCACTATGAGAGCACATCGACGATGGTGCTGAAGAATGAgttcaagaagatgatgcggGACACGCGTATTGAAAACATGAAAATCCTGAAAtcggaacaagaagaacgACGCCGGCTGGAAGCAATGATCAGGAATCTGAAGAAGGAACAAGCCATTTTGAATGGCAAGCCTGGCATCAGCCCGAGTATACCGACTCAATGA
- a CDS encoding uncharacterized protein (COG:S;~EggNog:ENOG410PY96;~InterPro:IPR003480,IPR023213;~PFAM:PF02458;~go_function: GO:0016747 - transferase activity, transferring acyl groups other than amino-acyl groups [Evidence IEA]) — MTFPDSSSQLLSPVDHTVPKVYFTFYVSFLLKDPQAGIESIQKGLTTLINRVPFLAKDVAPSHVENHDNVHCIQPPSAKSQSIPMLRIRHHLNESVRSMLATASCTGVEDLQYSERYAPLPTVMDPQESQPILRFVANVMVDGVILSLSFNHMAADGTGIGNILELLAECCRNERKHLGPQRFDLKLRRQLLSPSCVAGKQPLKTFWETYTPEEPFHCLEKDTWSTATASMASELNTFRFRFPTRKIKILKDICTSVLLSHPEEDNMLSKELRHFVSSNDVLTALLSICLQQTRTAAAALHDDHDYTVAFVANLRSRMRPPWPEHYIGVLLTMVLVSQSELINFVDETKVDLVARELGFDKDELVQVTNLAMNMRKKLQGIDDGYVRGLLAHMQKQCDWSQMNIKGGDFSYSSIRHLKVHDLDWGPSLGKTTGFRLYFGLLEGFCLLLPADQTGDWDMQISLRSSHQRALMENRLFRWATG; from the coding sequence ATGACATTTCCAGACTCATCATCCCAGCTCCTCTCCCCGGTGGATCACACAGTCCCCAAGGTGTATTTCACTTTCTAtgtttccttcctcctaAAGGATCCACAGGCCGGCATTGAGTCTATCCAGAAGGGTCTAACAACCCTGATCAATCGAGTTCCATTTCTAGCAAAGGATGTGGCACCCTCCCACGTTGAGAATCATGACAACGTCCACTGCATTCAGCCCCCGTCAGCCAAGTCCCAGTCCATACCTATGCTTCGAATTAGACATCACCTGAACGAATCAGTCCGTTCAATGCTAGCCACTGCATCATGTACCGGGGTCGAAGACCTGCAATATTCCGAACGATATGCCCCATTGCCAACAGTAATGGATCCCCAAGAAAGCCAGCCCATACTGCGCTTCGTCGCGAATGTCATGGTCGATGGCGTCATTCTATCCCTTAGTTTCAACCACATGGCTGCAGACGGCACAGGAATTGGGAATATTCTGGAGCTACTGGCGGAGTGCTGCCGCAATGAACGCAAGCACCTTGGCCCCCAACGGTTCGACTTGAAATTGCGCCGTCAGTTATTATCGCCCAGTTGTGTTGCAGGAAAACAACCGCTAAAGACGTTCTGGGAGACATACACCCCTGAGGAGCCCTTTCATTGTCTGGAAAAGGATACGTGGTCCACGGCCACTGCCTCGATGGCCTCCGAGTTGAATACATTTCGATTCAGGTTTCCTACCCGGAAGATCAAAATCCTGAAGGACATCTGCACTTCTGTGCTGTTATCACatcccgaagaagacaacatGCTGAGCAAGGAGCTCCGGCACTTTGTTTCGAGCAACGATGTGCTCACCGCGTTGCTATCTATCTGTCTCCAGCAGACGCGAACTGCCGCAGCCGCTTTGCACGATGACCACGATTACACCGTCGCATTCGTCGCAAATCTCCGTTCCCGTATGCGTCCACCTTGGCCTGAGCACTACATCGGCGTCCTGCTCACCATGGTGCTTGTTTCCCAATCCGAGTTGATCAATTTCGTGGACGAGACAAAGGTCGATCTTGTAGCACGTGAGCTGGGATTCGACAAAGATGAGCTAGTGCAGGTCACAAACCTGGCTATGAACATGCGCAAGAAGCTGCAGGGGATTGATGACGGTTATGTTCGAGGGCTACTGGCTCATATGCAAAAACAATGCGATTGGAGCCAGATGAATATCAAGGGAGGAGACTTCTCATATTCTAGCATTAGACACCTGAAGGTTCACGACCTCGATTGGGGTCCGAGTCTGGGCAAGACTACGGGCTTTCGGTTGTATTTTGGTTTGCTTGAAGGCTTTTGCCTCTTGCTGCCTGCAGATCAGACGGGAGATTGGGATATGCAAATTAGTCTGCGGTCAAGTCATCAGCGGGCGTTGATGGAGAATCGGTTGTTTCGGTGGGCTACAGGGTAA